One Lutra lutra chromosome 7, mLutLut1.2, whole genome shotgun sequence DNA window includes the following coding sequences:
- the LOC125104915 gene encoding leukocyte elastase inhibitor-like gives MEQLSTANTHFAVDLFRALNKDNPTGNIFISPFSISSALAMIFLGTRGNTAAQVSKTLHFDTVEEIHSKFQSLNADINKCGASYILKLANRLYGERTYNFLPEFLASTQKMYGAELASVDFQQASEDSRKVINEWVKGQTEGKIPELLEAGTVDSMTKLVLVNAIYFKGSWEDEFRKEDTADTPFRLNRKDKKTVKMMYQKKKLPFGYIQDLKCRVLELPYRGKELSMIILLPDDIEDGSTGLKKLEEQLTLEKLHEWTKAENLDWVEVNVHLPKFKLEESYDLNSHLAHLGIEDLFSRKADLSGMSGTRDLFISKVVHKSFVEVNEEGTEAAAATAGIATFAMLVHEENFVADHPFIFFIRHNPSSHILFLGRLSSP, from the coding sequence ATGGAGCAGCTGAGCACAGCCAACACCCATTTCGCCGTGGACCTGTTCCGCGCTTTGAATAAGGACAATCCTACTGGGAATATCTTCATCTCTCCCTTCAGCATTTCATCAGCACTGGCCATGATCTTTCTGGGGACTCGAGGCAATACTGCAGCACAGGTGTCCAAGACTCTTCATTTTGATACGGTTGAAGAGATTCATTCAAAATTTCAGAGTCTGAATGCTGATATCAACAAATGTGGAGCTTCCTATATCCTGAAACTTGCTAATAGGTTATATGGAGAGAGGACATACAATTTCCTCCCTGAGTTCCTAGCTTCAACTCAGAAAATGTATGGTGCTGAATTGGCCAGTGTGGATTTTCAGCAAGCCTCTGAAGATTCGAGGAAGGTGATTAATGAGTGGGTCAAAGGGCAGACAGAAGGGAAGATTCCAGAACTGTTGGAAGCAGGTACAGTTGACAGCATGACTAAACTCGTGCTGGTGAACGCCATCTATTTCAAAGGCAGCTGGGAGGATGAGTTCCGGAAGGAAGACACTGCGGATACCCCATTCCGACTGaataggaaagacaaaaaaaccgTGAAAATGATGTATCAGAAGAAGAAACTCCCATTTGGCTACATCCAGGACCTTAAGTGCCGTGTGCTGGAACTACCTTACCGGGGCAAAGAGCTCAGCATGATTATCCTGTTGCCTGATGACATTGAGGATGGGTCCACGGGTCTCAAGAAGCTTGAGGAACAGTTGACTCTGGAAAAACTGCATGAGTGGACCAAAGCTGAGAATCTGGATTGGGTTGAAGTCAACGTCCACTTGCCCAAGTTCAAACTGGAGGAGAGCTATGACCTCAACTCCCACCTAGCCCACCTGGGTATAGAGGATCTCTTTAGTCGCAAGGCTGATCTGTCTGGCATGTCAGGAACCAGGGATCTTTTCATATCAAAAGTTGTCCACAAGTCCTTTGTGGAGGTGAATGAAGAGGGCACAGAGGCGGCAGCCGCTACAGCAGGCATTGCCACCTTTGCCATGTTGGTGCACGAGGAGAACTTTGTTGCTGACCatccattcattttcttcattcggCACAATCCCTCATCTCACATCCTGTTCTTGGGCAGACTTTCTTCCCCTTAG